The Gouania willdenowi chromosome 7, fGouWil2.1, whole genome shotgun sequence genome includes a window with the following:
- the srpk1a gene encoding SRSF protein kinase 1a isoform X1: MERKVLALQARKKRAKTKKTSKKQPANPRTRQPINLEVSPQEPEEPEEILGSDDEEQEDPNDYCKGGYHHVKVGDLYNGKYHVIRKLGWGHFSTVWLAWDIQVKRFVAMKVVKSAEHYTETAVDEIKLLRSVRNSDPDDPNREMVVQLLDDFKISGVNGTHVCMVFEVLGHHLLKWIIKSNYQGLPLPCVKSIIRQVLQGLDYLHTKCQIIHTDIKPENILMSVDEPYVRKLAAEATEWQRAGAPPPSGSAISTAPAPKQAAKMSKNKKKKLKKKQKRQAELLEKCILDLEEMEKTTEKREEDEDDDEEPQSPKGRACAPLRQVSLQEFGDEEAEDGNENAELIRAPPDGLSEVNCNGHVEAEEQRRPQWRDEDTHNGNTDTTEKCGSNEHQESPLYSLCNGLDSTDFTKSEAVVAHSSGVTHRHILSGLEEGELEQTLLHEEGEDQASCPYRAQESPLDGKQTAESLLVIPLEPLNADKIKVKIADLGNACWVHKHFTEDIQTRQYRSLEVLIGAGYSTPADIWSTACMAFELVTGDYLFEPHSGEDYSRDEDHLALMIELLGKIPRHFALSGKYSQEYFTKRGDLKHITKLKPWGLLEVLVDKYEWPREEAECFTDFLLPMLELIPEKRATAAECLRHPWLTL, encoded by the exons ATGGAGAGGAAAG TTCTGGCACTCCAGGCGAGGAAGAAGAGGGCGAAAACGAAGAAGACCAGCAAAAA GCAGCCAGCCAATCCCAGAACTCGACAGCCGATCAACCTCGAAGTGTCACCACAGGAACCTGAGGAACCGGAGGAGATTCTTGGCTCTGATGATGAGGAGCAGGAAGACCCCAATGACTATTGcaaag GTGGATACCATCATGTCAAAGTGGGAGACCTTTACAATGGAAAATACCATGTCATCCGGAAACTGGGCTGGGGTCACTTCTCCACTGTGTGGCTGGCCTGGGACATTCA GGTGAAGAGGTTTGTTGCAATGAAAGTGGTGAAGAGTGCAGAACATTACACGGAGACGGCGGTAGATGAAATCAAGCTCCTGAGATCT GTGAGAAACTCTGACCCTGATGATCCCAATCGTGAGATGGTGGTCCAGCTGTTGGATGACTTTAAGATCTCTGGTGTCAATGGAACCC ATGTCTGCATGGTGTTTGAGGTGTTGGGACATCACTTATTAAAATGGATAATAAAGTCCAATTACCAGGGATTGCCACTGCCTTGTGTGAAGAGCATCATCAGACAG GTTCTCCAGGGCCTGGACTACCTGCACACAAAGTGTCAGATCATTCACACGGACATTAAGCCAGAGAACATCCTGATGAGTGTTGATGAACCGTATGTCCGTAAACTCGCAGCTGAAGCCACAGAGTGGCAGCGAGCTGGAGCACCTCCTCCTTCTGGTTCAGCAA ttaGCACAGCACCGGCTCCTAAACAG GctgcaaaaatgtcaaaaaacaaaaagaagaagttaaaaaagaaacagaagCGTCAGGCAGAGCTGCTGGAGAAGTGCATCTTGGACTTGGAGGAGATGGAAAAGACCACAGAGAAACgagaggaggatgaagatgatgatgaggagcCTCAGTCTCCAAAGGGACGAGCATGCGCACCTCTCCGACAGGTGTCGCTTCAGGAGTTTGGAGACGAGGAAGCAGAAG ACGGCAATGAGAATGCAGAGCTGATACGGGCACCACCAGATGGGCTGTCGGAGGTGAACTGTAATGGCCATGTGGAGGCGGAGGAACAGAGACGGCCCCAGTGGCGGGACGAAGACACACATAATGGCAACACAGACACCACCGAGAAATGTGGCAGCAACGAGCACCAAGAGTCCCCTCTGTACTCATTGTGCAATGGTCTGGACTCAACAGACTTCACTAAGAGTGAAGCCGTGGTCGCCCACAGCAGTGGAGTCACTCACAGACACATCCTGTCTGGGTTGGAGGAGGGAGAGCTGGAACAAACCCTTCTGCACGAAGAGGGAGAGGACCAAGCCAGCTGTCCTTACAGAGCCCAGGAGAGCCCGTTAGATG GCAAGCAAACAGCGGAATCCCTGCTGGTTATCCCTCTGGAGCCACTCAATGCCGACAAGATCAAGGTTAAGATTGCAGATTTGGGAAATGCCTGTTGGGTG CACAAGCACTTCACAGAAGACATCCAGACACGACAGTACAGATCTTTAGAGGTGCTCATAGGTGCCGGGTACAGCACACCAGCAGATATATGGAGCACGGCCTGCATG GCCTTTGAGCTGGTTACAGGGGACTATTTGTTTGAGCCACATTCTGGTGAAGACTATTCTAGGGATGAAG ACCATCTTGCTCTCATGATTGAGTTACTTGGTAAAATTCCTCGGCACTTTGCTCTGAGTGGGAAATACTCTCAGGAATACTTCACCAAGAGAG GAGATCTGAAACACATCACCAAACTGAAGCCCTGGGGCCTGCTGGAGGTTCTGGTTGACAAGTACGAATGGCCCCGTGAAGAGGCCGAGTGCTTTACAGACTTCCTGCTCCCCATGCTGGAGTTGATCCCTGAGAAAAGAGCCACGGCTGCAGAGTGCCTGCGCCACCCCTGGCTCACCCTTTAG
- the srpk1a gene encoding SRSF protein kinase 1a isoform X2: MERKVLALQARKKRAKTKKTSKKQPANPRTRQPINLEVSPQEPEEPEEILGSDDEEQEDPNDYCKGGYHHVKVGDLYNGKYHVIRKLGWGHFSTVWLAWDIQVKRFVAMKVVKSAEHYTETAVDEIKLLRSVRNSDPDDPNREMVVQLLDDFKISGVNGTHVCMVFEVLGHHLLKWIIKSNYQGLPLPCVKSIIRQVLQGLDYLHTKCQIIHTDIKPENILMSVDEPYVRKLAAEATEWQRAGAPPPSGSAISTAPAPKQAAKMSKNKKKKLKKKQKRQAELLEKCILDLEEMEKTTEKREEDEDDDEEPQSPKGRACAPLRQVSLQEFGDEEAEDGNENAELIRAPPDGLSEVNCNGHVEAEEQRRPQWRDEDTHNGNTDTTEKCGSNEHQESPLYSLCNGLDSTDFTKSEAVVAHSSGVTHRHILSGLEEGELEQTLLHEEGEDQASCPYRAQESPLDGKQTAESLLVIPLEPLNADKIKVKIADLGNACWVHKHFTEDIQTRQYRSLEVLIGAGYSTPADIWSTACMAFELVTGDYLFEPHSGEDYSRDEDHIALIIELLGSVPRKLILTGKYSKDFFTKKGDLKHITKLKPWGLLEVLVDKYEWPREEAECFTDFLLPMLELIPEKRATAAECLRHPWLTL, from the exons ATGGAGAGGAAAG TTCTGGCACTCCAGGCGAGGAAGAAGAGGGCGAAAACGAAGAAGACCAGCAAAAA GCAGCCAGCCAATCCCAGAACTCGACAGCCGATCAACCTCGAAGTGTCACCACAGGAACCTGAGGAACCGGAGGAGATTCTTGGCTCTGATGATGAGGAGCAGGAAGACCCCAATGACTATTGcaaag GTGGATACCATCATGTCAAAGTGGGAGACCTTTACAATGGAAAATACCATGTCATCCGGAAACTGGGCTGGGGTCACTTCTCCACTGTGTGGCTGGCCTGGGACATTCA GGTGAAGAGGTTTGTTGCAATGAAAGTGGTGAAGAGTGCAGAACATTACACGGAGACGGCGGTAGATGAAATCAAGCTCCTGAGATCT GTGAGAAACTCTGACCCTGATGATCCCAATCGTGAGATGGTGGTCCAGCTGTTGGATGACTTTAAGATCTCTGGTGTCAATGGAACCC ATGTCTGCATGGTGTTTGAGGTGTTGGGACATCACTTATTAAAATGGATAATAAAGTCCAATTACCAGGGATTGCCACTGCCTTGTGTGAAGAGCATCATCAGACAG GTTCTCCAGGGCCTGGACTACCTGCACACAAAGTGTCAGATCATTCACACGGACATTAAGCCAGAGAACATCCTGATGAGTGTTGATGAACCGTATGTCCGTAAACTCGCAGCTGAAGCCACAGAGTGGCAGCGAGCTGGAGCACCTCCTCCTTCTGGTTCAGCAA ttaGCACAGCACCGGCTCCTAAACAG GctgcaaaaatgtcaaaaaacaaaaagaagaagttaaaaaagaaacagaagCGTCAGGCAGAGCTGCTGGAGAAGTGCATCTTGGACTTGGAGGAGATGGAAAAGACCACAGAGAAACgagaggaggatgaagatgatgatgaggagcCTCAGTCTCCAAAGGGACGAGCATGCGCACCTCTCCGACAGGTGTCGCTTCAGGAGTTTGGAGACGAGGAAGCAGAAG ACGGCAATGAGAATGCAGAGCTGATACGGGCACCACCAGATGGGCTGTCGGAGGTGAACTGTAATGGCCATGTGGAGGCGGAGGAACAGAGACGGCCCCAGTGGCGGGACGAAGACACACATAATGGCAACACAGACACCACCGAGAAATGTGGCAGCAACGAGCACCAAGAGTCCCCTCTGTACTCATTGTGCAATGGTCTGGACTCAACAGACTTCACTAAGAGTGAAGCCGTGGTCGCCCACAGCAGTGGAGTCACTCACAGACACATCCTGTCTGGGTTGGAGGAGGGAGAGCTGGAACAAACCCTTCTGCACGAAGAGGGAGAGGACCAAGCCAGCTGTCCTTACAGAGCCCAGGAGAGCCCGTTAGATG GCAAGCAAACAGCGGAATCCCTGCTGGTTATCCCTCTGGAGCCACTCAATGCCGACAAGATCAAGGTTAAGATTGCAGATTTGGGAAATGCCTGTTGGGTG CACAAGCACTTCACAGAAGACATCCAGACACGACAGTACAGATCTTTAGAGGTGCTCATAGGTGCCGGGTACAGCACACCAGCAGATATATGGAGCACGGCCTGCATG GCCTTTGAGCTGGTTACAGGGGACTATTTGTTTGAGCCACATTCTGGTGAAGACTATTCTAGGGATGAAG ATCATATAGCGCTGATTATTGAGCTGCTGGGGAGTGTCCCACGCAAACTTATATTGACCGGCAAATATTCCAAGGATTTTTTCACCAAGAAAG GAGATCTGAAACACATCACCAAACTGAAGCCCTGGGGCCTGCTGGAGGTTCTGGTTGACAAGTACGAATGGCCCCGTGAAGAGGCCGAGTGCTTTACAGACTTCCTGCTCCCCATGCTGGAGTTGATCCCTGAGAAAAGAGCCACGGCTGCAGAGTGCCTGCGCCACCCCTGGCTCACCCTTTAG